In Armatimonadota bacterium, the following proteins share a genomic window:
- a CDS encoding malate oxidoreductase, whose amino-acid sequence MVDTTTHVSPSYSFTVRLEYANEPGMLGKIASLIGAEGGSIGAVDIVQMTSSIITRDFTIYASGIEHAQVILRRLRQTPGVKVVKYSDRTFLLHLGGKISIQPKIPIRTRDDLSMAYTPGVARVCEAIVAHPEDVFNLTIKRNTVAVVTDGSAVLGLGNIGAAASLPVMEGKAMLFKELGGVDAFPIALNTQDTDEIVKTVENIAPVFGGINLEDIAAPRCFEVEERLIERLDIPVFHDDQHGTAVVTLAALQNALRIVNKPMESLRVVINGAGAAGVAITKLLLRAGVTDIVLCDRAGAIYRGRTEHMNPAKHAIAEVTNPRGLRGCLHEVLEGADVFIGVSAPHTLTADDVRQMAKDSIVFAMANPIPEVMPEEITGIARIIATGRSDYPNQINNVLCFPGFFRGLLDSRAKRVTEEMKLAAARAIAGVIKPSELHEDYIVPSVFDRRVAEAVAQAVEREAYRSGVAQRRKRKYV is encoded by the coding sequence ATGGTAGATACGACAACCCACGTCAGCCCCAGCTACAGCTTCACGGTGCGTCTGGAGTACGCCAACGAGCCGGGAATGCTGGGTAAAATCGCTTCACTGATTGGTGCAGAAGGCGGTAGCATCGGCGCAGTGGACATCGTGCAGATGACCAGCAGTATCATCACGCGCGACTTCACCATCTACGCCAGCGGTATCGAACATGCGCAGGTTATTCTCAGGAGACTGCGTCAAACGCCCGGGGTGAAAGTGGTCAAATATTCCGACCGCACTTTCTTGCTGCACCTGGGGGGCAAGATTTCCATCCAGCCCAAGATTCCCATCCGCACGCGCGACGACCTATCGATGGCATACACGCCGGGAGTAGCGCGGGTGTGCGAGGCGATTGTGGCGCATCCTGAGGATGTGTTCAACCTCACCATCAAGCGGAACACGGTGGCAGTAGTCACCGACGGCTCGGCGGTGCTGGGGTTAGGCAACATCGGCGCGGCGGCGTCGCTGCCGGTGATGGAAGGCAAGGCGATGCTCTTCAAGGAGCTGGGCGGAGTAGATGCTTTCCCGATAGCGCTGAACACGCAGGACACCGACGAGATTGTGAAGACCGTGGAGAATATCGCTCCTGTCTTTGGCGGGATCAATCTGGAAGATATCGCTGCTCCGCGCTGCTTTGAAGTGGAAGAGCGATTGATAGAACGGCTGGATATCCCCGTCTTCCACGACGACCAGCACGGCACGGCAGTAGTAACCCTCGCGGCATTGCAAAACGCCCTGCGTATCGTCAACAAACCAATGGAATCGCTGAGGGTGGTTATCAACGGCGCAGGTGCAGCAGGAGTTGCTATCACGAAATTGCTTCTACGCGCTGGCGTGACCGACATTGTGCTGTGCGACCGCGCCGGGGCGATTTACCGGGGCAGAACCGAACACATGAACCCAGCCAAGCACGCCATCGCCGAGGTAACCAACCCGCGCGGTCTTCGCGGATGCCTGCATGAGGTGCTGGAGGGCGCAGACGTGTTCATCGGCGTGTCCGCTCCCCACACGCTCACTGCAGACGATGTGCGCCAGATGGCAAAAGACTCTATCGTGTTCGCGATGGCAAACCCGATACCTGAGGTTATGCCAGAGGAGATAACCGGTATCGCTCGCATCATTGCCACGGGACGCTCGGACTACCCGAACCAGATTAACAACGTGCTGTGCTTCCCCGGCTTCTTCCGGGGCCTGCTGGACAGTCGGGCAAAGCGCGTCACCGAGGAGATGAAGCTGGCAGCAGCGCGAGCGATAGCGGGGGTCATTAAGCCCTCCGAGCTGCACGAGGATTACATCGTGCCCAGCGTGTTTGACCGCCGGGTGGCAGAGGCAGTTGCACAGGCGGTAGAGCGCGAGGCGTATCGCAGCGGAGTGGCTCAGCGCCGCAAACGCAAGTATGTATGA
- the metB gene encoding cystathionine gamma-synthase — protein sequence MRFGTKAIRAGQEPDPITGAVVPAIHLASTYVQAKVGELKAGWEYARSGNPTRGALEKSIAALENAEYGLAFASGMAAETAVTSLVRTGEHILATKDIYGGTFRLLRHLREKYNIQSTYADFTDLSRLEEAFTPQTRLVWIESPSNPTLVVMDIAAIAEITHRHNALLVVDNTFASPYLQTPLDLGADIVLHSTTKYIGGHSDLIGGAVVTNNPELYEKLYRYQNDFGGVPSPFDCWLTLRGIRTLHVRMEAHCRNAMAVAQFLESHPKIEWVRYPGLRSHPQHDIARKQMRHGFSGMIAVGVRGGAEAAQRFCEGTKIFNLAESLGGAESLIGYPPKMSHASMSAEERAWCGIPDNMVRLSVGLEDVNDLIEDLQQALEGV from the coding sequence ATGCGCTTTGGAACAAAGGCGATACGAGCAGGGCAGGAGCCGGATCCCATCACGGGAGCGGTAGTGCCTGCCATTCATCTCGCTTCTACCTACGTGCAGGCGAAGGTGGGTGAACTGAAGGCAGGTTGGGAGTACGCCCGCTCCGGCAATCCCACACGCGGTGCGCTGGAAAAGAGTATCGCTGCGTTAGAGAACGCGGAGTACGGACTGGCTTTCGCCTCGGGCATGGCAGCGGAGACAGCGGTCACCTCGCTGGTACGCACCGGCGAACATATCCTGGCGACCAAAGATATCTACGGTGGAACCTTCCGCCTACTACGCCACCTGCGTGAGAAATATAATATCCAGTCCACCTATGCCGATTTCACCGACCTGAGCCGTCTGGAGGAGGCGTTCACCCCGCAAACGCGGCTGGTATGGATAGAAAGCCCCTCTAACCCCACGCTGGTAGTGATGGACATCGCCGCCATCGCTGAAATCACGCATCGCCACAATGCCCTGCTGGTGGTGGACAATACCTTCGCCAGCCCCTATCTGCAAACTCCACTGGACCTTGGCGCAGACATCGTGTTGCACAGCACTACCAAGTACATCGGCGGGCATAGCGACCTGATCGGCGGGGCAGTGGTGACGAACAACCCCGAATTGTATGAAAAACTGTATCGCTACCAGAACGACTTCGGCGGCGTGCCCAGTCCGTTCGACTGCTGGTTGACCCTGCGTGGCATCCGCACGCTGCATGTGCGTATGGAGGCGCACTGTCGCAACGCGATGGCGGTCGCGCAGTTTCTGGAGAGCCATCCGAAGATAGAGTGGGTGCGCTATCCGGGCTTGCGATCCCATCCACAGCATGATATTGCGCGCAAGCAGATGCGTCACGGCTTCAGCGGCATGATTGCGGTTGGCGTGAGAGGCGGTGCGGAGGCAGCTCAGCGATTCTGCGAGGGCACGAAGATTTTCAATCTCGCGGAGAGCTTGGGCGGCGCGGAATCGCTCATTGGCTACCCGCCGAAGATGTCTCATGCCTCGATGAGCGCGGAGGAGCGTGCCTGGTGCGGCATCCCCGACAACATGGTGCGCCTCTCGGTTGGTCTGGAAGACGTAAACGACCTGATAGAAGACCTGCAGCAGGCGCTGGAGGGGGTATAG
- a CDS encoding xylose isomerase produces the protein MKLACQEGMAPGGTLQEKLDNLAQYGYEGIEFWGAQFIDTDVGGMRKERVAEVRRLTANHPVKASTICAGYRGALLDADRRERERAVQDIEALLYAAGEIGATGVIVVPIFGAPRIPDLTPYASAVQLETELLCKLLEPLSKVAEKAGSYILLEPLNRYETHYMNRLEQAVHICQRVGGSHLKLMADFFHMSIEERDIPAAIKEAKGYLAHVHLADSTRLLPGYGHTDFRSGFAALKEIGFTGYMALECGIPGDAREELPKCAQYLRAQMS, from the coding sequence ATGAAACTGGCATGTCAGGAAGGCATGGCGCCGGGCGGCACCCTGCAAGAGAAGCTGGATAACCTGGCGCAGTACGGATACGAAGGCATCGAGTTCTGGGGGGCACAGTTCATCGACACCGACGTGGGCGGTATGCGCAAGGAGCGTGTGGCGGAGGTGCGCCGCTTGACCGCGAATCATCCGGTAAAAGCCAGCACCATCTGTGCAGGCTATCGGGGCGCACTGCTGGACGCCGACCGTCGTGAGCGCGAACGCGCGGTGCAGGATATCGAAGCCCTGCTGTACGCCGCGGGCGAAATCGGTGCAACAGGTGTGATAGTTGTCCCCATTTTTGGCGCACCGCGCATTCCCGACCTTACTCCCTATGCGTCCGCCGTGCAGCTGGAAACCGAACTGCTGTGCAAACTGCTGGAACCGCTGAGCAAAGTTGCCGAGAAGGCGGGCAGTTATATCCTGCTGGAGCCGCTCAACCGCTACGAGACGCACTACATGAACCGGCTGGAGCAAGCCGTACACATCTGCCAGCGTGTGGGAGGTTCGCACCTGAAGCTGATGGCGGACTTCTTCCACATGAGCATCGAGGAGCGCGACATCCCCGCCGCTATCAAGGAAGCGAAAGGCTACCTCGCACATGTACACCTCGCCGATAGCACACGCCTGCTGCCGGGCTACGGGCATACCGACTTCCGGTCGGGATTCGCCGCACTGAAGGAGATCGGTTTCACTGGCTACATGGCACTGGAGTGCGGCATCCCCGGCGACGCACGCGAGGAGCTGCCGAAGTGCGCTCAGTACCTGCGCGCACAGATGTCATGA
- a CDS encoding xylulokinase, translating into MKRLILAHDLGTTGNKAVLVDEDGALVDTAFASYRTAHPVPLAAEQNPADWWRAVVRCTRILLQRDESRRGRLVTVGFSGHMNGVVLVDEEGTPLRPALIHADIRAQQQCEQLRLSMGEERYYTITGNRIAPFYSLPRLMMLAEREPEMVQRARWMIQCKDYCVGRLTGRWGITDPSDASLTGIYDVNRLRWSEEVVEASGVPAGLLPEVVPSTEVVGCVSREAARTTGLPEGLPVVIGAGDGACATLGAGVVETGESYTYIGGTAWISCLRERFTPDPYMRLTTLMAAQPHRRVQFGTVQSAGSAWDWFVRLFGRGMGTVRLQEAASGVPPGSGGLIFLPYLSGERAPIWNPRAKGVFFGLQAHCTRAHLARAVLEGVSCALESILQVMREHGAIAGNVRVVGGGTRSDLWMRILADVYGCPVEIPRHAESSTAIGAAVIAGVGVGLFENFAVAKLIAVVERRVVPEESTRAAYVRLKVHYKELYEAVKTLFTY; encoded by the coding sequence ATGAAAAGGCTTATTCTCGCACACGATTTGGGCACAACGGGCAACAAGGCGGTGCTGGTAGACGAGGACGGAGCGCTGGTGGACACCGCCTTCGCCTCTTACCGCACCGCTCACCCTGTGCCTCTTGCCGCCGAGCAGAACCCTGCCGACTGGTGGCGTGCGGTGGTGCGTTGCACGCGCATTTTGCTACAACGGGACGAAAGCAGGCGAGGCAGGCTGGTGACTGTGGGTTTCAGCGGTCACATGAACGGCGTGGTGCTGGTGGATGAGGAAGGCACCCCGCTTCGCCCTGCGCTCATTCACGCCGACATTCGTGCCCAACAGCAGTGTGAACAGTTGCGCCTGAGCATGGGGGAGGAACGTTACTATACTATCACCGGCAACCGTATTGCGCCTTTCTATTCTCTACCCCGACTGATGATGCTGGCTGAGCGCGAGCCGGAGATGGTGCAACGCGCTCGATGGATGATTCAGTGCAAGGACTACTGTGTGGGGCGTTTGACCGGCAGATGGGGCATTACCGACCCCTCCGACGCCTCGTTAACCGGCATCTATGATGTCAACCGCCTGCGGTGGAGCGAAGAGGTTGTGGAAGCCAGCGGTGTTCCAGCGGGTCTGCTGCCGGAGGTGGTTCCGTCTACCGAGGTGGTAGGGTGCGTGTCACGCGAGGCAGCACGCACAACTGGTTTGCCGGAGGGGCTCCCCGTCGTGATCGGGGCGGGTGATGGCGCATGTGCGACCTTGGGCGCGGGGGTGGTGGAAACCGGCGAGAGTTACACCTATATCGGCGGCACGGCGTGGATATCCTGTTTGCGCGAGCGGTTCACGCCGGATCCGTACATGCGCCTGACCACGCTCATGGCGGCGCAGCCCCATCGCCGGGTGCAGTTTGGCACGGTGCAATCGGCGGGAAGCGCATGGGACTGGTTTGTGCGACTGTTCGGCAGGGGGATGGGCACGGTGCGTTTGCAGGAAGCAGCCTCTGGTGTGCCACCGGGCAGTGGCGGGTTGATTTTCCTTCCCTACCTCAGCGGGGAGCGCGCGCCGATATGGAACCCACGCGCGAAAGGTGTCTTCTTCGGCTTGCAGGCGCACTGCACACGAGCTCATCTTGCCAGGGCGGTACTGGAGGGGGTGTCGTGTGCACTAGAGAGTATTTTACAAGTAATGCGCGAACATGGCGCCATAGCAGGCAACGTGCGCGTGGTGGGGGGAGGTACCCGTAGCGACCTCTGGATGCGCATCTTGGCAGATGTGTACGGATGCCCCGTCGAGATACCTCGACATGCCGAGTCCAGCACTGCCATCGGCGCGGCGGTAATCGCCGGAGTGGGGGTGGGGCTATTCGAGAACTTTGCGGTGGCAAAGCTTATCGCGGTGGTCGAACGTCGCGTTGTGCCGGAAGAGAGCACGCGCGCCGCATATGTGAGACTGAAGGTGCATTATAAGGAACTGTATGAGGCAGTGAAGACGCTGTTTACTTACTGA
- a CDS encoding cysteine synthase → MSACAHLVRPAYSTTGEAGIEQLIGNTPLIRLRRVTTHLTPAVEVYIKAEWFNPGGSVKDRPAWNMIRVAEAQGLLTPDKIIIDATSGNTGIAYAMIGAARGYRVQLCLPANANAERKRMLRAFGAELILTDPREQTDGAIRKVQQIVAAEPDRYFYPDQYNNPANWQAHYYGTGVEIWQQTEGRITHFVAGMGTTGTLMGTGRRLKEYNAGVRLIAVQPDGPFHGLEGLKHLQTALVPGIYDPTIPDEIAEISTESAHAMARQLAREEGLFVGISAAAAVCAALQVAERLSSGVVVAIAPDGGSRYITDPLWEEEG, encoded by the coding sequence ATGAGTGCCTGTGCCCATCTGGTGCGCCCTGCTTACTCCACTACAGGCGAGGCGGGTATCGAGCAGCTTATTGGCAACACGCCTCTGATTCGCCTGCGCAGGGTAACCACGCATCTTACGCCTGCGGTGGAGGTGTATATCAAAGCGGAGTGGTTCAACCCGGGCGGTTCGGTGAAGGATCGACCCGCGTGGAACATGATTCGCGTGGCAGAGGCGCAGGGGTTGCTGACGCCGGACAAAATCATCATCGACGCCACATCGGGCAATACGGGCATCGCGTACGCGATGATTGGCGCGGCGCGGGGCTATCGGGTGCAATTGTGTCTGCCTGCCAACGCCAACGCCGAGCGCAAGCGGATGTTGCGAGCATTCGGCGCGGAACTCATTCTCACCGACCCACGCGAGCAGACCGACGGCGCCATCCGCAAGGTGCAGCAGATTGTGGCGGCGGAACCTGACCGCTACTTCTATCCTGACCAGTACAACAACCCCGCCAACTGGCAGGCGCATTATTACGGTACCGGTGTAGAGATCTGGCAGCAGACCGAAGGCCGCATCACCCATTTCGTCGCTGGCATGGGCACAACAGGCACGCTAATGGGCACAGGCAGGCGTTTGAAGGAGTATAATGCTGGTGTGCGACTGATTGCTGTACAACCCGACGGCCCGTTTCACGGTTTGGAAGGGTTAAAGCATCTGCAGACCGCGCTGGTGCCGGGCATTTACGATCCCACTATACCTGATGAGATAGCAGAGATTTCCACCGAGTCGGCGCACGCGATGGCGCGGCAACTAGCGCGGGAAGAAGGGCTGTTTGTAGGTATCTCCGCTGCGGCGGCGGTATGCGCTGCGCTACAGGTAGCGGAGCGACTTTCCAGCGGCGTGGTGGTGGCGATTGCGCCCGATGGTGGTAGTCGCTACATCACCGACCCGCTGTGGGAGGAGGAAGGGTGA
- a CDS encoding molybdenum cofactor biosynthesis protein MoeB yields the protein MAVTVLIPGALQMYTGNQGEVQVQASTVGEALQALTEAYPDLRKHLYNEQGRLRSFVNVYLGEEDTRYLQGLETPVKDGDTLMIVPSIAGGSQALAEEVALDNEEILRYSRHLILPDVAMEGQLKLKAAKVLCVGAGGLGAPLALYLAAAGVGTIGLVDFDTVDLTNLQRQVLYTTADVGRPKLEVAKERLQAINPHIEIRTHETRLTRDNALDILSDYDIVVDGTDNFATRYLVNDACVLLGKPNVYGSIFRFEGQASVFFAKEGPCYRCLYPEPPPPGLVPSCAEGGVLGVLPGIVGTIQAMETIKLILGKGEPLIGRLLLFNALKMQFREMKLRKNPNCPVCGERPIIRELIDYEEFCGVRGGEEAPAEIVEEITPSELKRRLESGEDIFLLDVREPVEWQICHLDGAVLIPMNTVPARMHELDSAKEMVVYCRSGKRSAQVVAFLKAAGFRKVKNLQGGILQWSDEVDPTVPKY from the coding sequence ATGGCAGTAACCGTATTGATACCTGGTGCGTTGCAAATGTACACTGGCAACCAGGGCGAGGTGCAGGTGCAGGCAAGCACAGTCGGCGAAGCGTTGCAGGCGCTGACTGAAGCCTACCCGGACCTGCGCAAGCACCTGTACAACGAACAGGGCAGGTTACGCTCTTTCGTGAACGTGTATCTGGGCGAGGAAGACACCCGCTACCTGCAGGGTCTGGAGACGCCCGTTAAGGACGGCGACACGCTGATGATTGTGCCCTCCATCGCCGGAGGAAGCCAGGCGCTAGCGGAGGAGGTGGCGCTGGACAATGAGGAGATACTGCGTTACAGCCGACACCTTATCCTGCCCGATGTGGCGATGGAGGGGCAGCTGAAGCTGAAGGCGGCGAAGGTGCTCTGCGTGGGGGCAGGAGGGCTGGGTGCCCCCCTGGCGCTGTATCTTGCCGCAGCAGGCGTGGGAACCATCGGGCTGGTGGACTTCGATACGGTGGACCTTACCAACCTGCAACGACAGGTGCTCTACACCACCGCCGATGTGGGACGTCCCAAACTGGAGGTAGCGAAGGAGCGTCTACAGGCGATAAACCCCCATATCGAAATACGCACCCATGAGACGCGCCTGACGCGCGACAACGCGCTGGACATCCTCTCCGACTACGATATCGTGGTGGACGGCACCGACAACTTCGCCACGCGCTATCTGGTGAACGATGCCTGCGTGTTGTTAGGCAAACCCAACGTGTACGGCTCTATCTTCCGCTTCGAGGGACAGGCTTCGGTGTTCTTTGCGAAGGAGGGACCATGCTACCGCTGTCTGTATCCAGAGCCTCCGCCGCCAGGCCTGGTTCCCAGCTGCGCCGAGGGAGGAGTGTTGGGGGTACTGCCCGGCATCGTCGGCACGATACAGGCAATGGAGACCATCAAGCTGATTCTGGGCAAGGGCGAACCACTCATCGGACGACTGTTGCTGTTCAACGCGCTGAAGATGCAATTCCGCGAGATGAAGCTGCGTAAGAACCCCAACTGCCCTGTGTGCGGTGAACGTCCGATTATCCGCGAGCTGATTGACTATGAAGAGTTCTGCGGGGTGCGGGGGGGTGAAGAGGCTCCTGCTGAAATCGTAGAAGAGATAACACCCTCCGAATTGAAGCGCAGACTGGAATCTGGCGAGGACATCTTCCTGCTGGACGTACGCGAGCCGGTGGAGTGGCAAATCTGCCATCTGGACGGAGCAGTGCTGATACCGATGAACACCGTACCCGCACGCATGCACGAGCTGGACTCAGCGAAGGAGATGGTGGTGTACTGCCGTTCAGGCAAGCGCAGTGCCCAGGTTGTAGCCTTCCTCAAGGCGGCGGGCTTTCGCAAGGTGAAGAATCTGCAGGGCGGTATCCTGCAGTGGTCGGATGAGGTAGACCCCACCGTGCCGAAGTATTAA
- a CDS encoding cytochrome P460 translates to MKRFLWITTFAVVGVIALQAQQSNAPTPNRLPVGWRNWTHITTGVIYSDQHPLFDPFGGVHHIYANDKAAAVYKRNGKQFPDGSAIVFVLYEAKDVDGMYVAGKKKVTAIMVKDSRRYSRSYGWGWQAWDASGKRLVTNPVEQCANCHLAQKERDMVFSQWVP, encoded by the coding sequence ATGAAGCGATTCCTCTGGATCACCACTTTTGCAGTAGTGGGCGTTATCGCCCTGCAGGCGCAACAATCAAACGCGCCCACACCCAACCGCCTGCCAGTCGGCTGGCGCAACTGGACGCACATCACCACGGGCGTCATCTATAGCGACCAACATCCGCTGTTCGACCCCTTCGGTGGGGTGCACCACATCTACGCCAACGACAAAGCCGCCGCTGTGTACAAGCGCAACGGCAAACAGTTCCCCGACGGCAGCGCAATTGTGTTCGTGCTGTACGAGGCGAAAGATGTGGACGGCATGTACGTGGCGGGCAAGAAGAAGGTAACCGCCATCATGGTGAAGGACAGCAGGCGTTACTCCCGCAGCTACGGCTGGGGCTGGCAGGCATGGGATGCCAGCGGTAAACGACTGGTGACCAACCCCGTAGAACAGTGCGCCAACTGCCACCTGGCACAGAAAGAGAGGGATATGGTTTTCAGCCAATGGGTTCCGTAG